The genomic DNA TTTAACATGTCATTGTATATATTAGTGGGAGTTTGTTTGGTGAGATTGTTTGTGCAGTCAAGAAAAACAAAAATGCTGCAATAAAAGGGTAAACTGTTATTGGAGAACGTAAGGCCTTCGAGTAAGCTGCATTTCTACGTACCCAGTGTCAGGTGAACTGGTGggtaccatttttatgtctgtgCGTGCAGTATTAagaaagttagaggtagtttgGCGAGCCAATGCTAGCtagtgttagcgcaatgactaGAAGTCTGCAGGTATGGTAGCGTACGCTAGCGCGAGAGACGTCATAGTGCACGCAGAGACATTAATATGGTTCATCTGACCCTGGGTACGTAGAAAAACAACCTACTTGCCAGAATCTAGTTGTATCCCTGTAAAGATGGACTTTTATGGAAACATTTAGAGGAGAATGCTATTCGTGGTAAATGCAGGATAATAATTTATCCTCAAAGTCAAAAGAGCTTAATAACAACACAGAGCTCAGGGTTACAGTTAATGACCCAATACAATTATTCTCGATGCAGGGAAAGAGAAGTTGGAACGGACTCTAGACTGACAGTGTTTAAATATTCAGTTGCTTTATGAATTGGCACCTTGATTGCGATATAATGGCACCGGTTAGCTGACTAATAATTAATATAGTCACCAGGTTAGCGCAATCATTTAAAGTCTGATGAAAACACTGTAGGTGTGAAGAAAGGAATAAGTGCTGAGTATTTAACGGAAGGCATAGTTAGCTGTTTTGAAGGTGTAACTTGTAAGTAAAAAAATGTAGTAAGTAAAAACAAACAATCTACAAAGTAAATATTATAATGATGCTTGACACAGAAACACAGGTTTTAGTGGTATTCTCAGTTCAGTGTATCATCCACCTTAAGTAATCTTAAATTGTAGCAGTTTTAAATAGACATGTACATTGTCCTCTGTGTTCCATTGTTCTGGGGCGGAGCAGGGTAAAATATTTTAATCAGACAGGCCAAGTCTGTCTAATTAAAATGAGGTACTTTCCTGGTAAGAAAAAAATTATGATCTCTTTCCCCACCCAGCCTAAATCCTAGTTGAATCTTTATAGATGTGTTCTGATAATGCCCCGATATAGATCAAAGGGTGAAAGGATCAATACTTGGACTAGGTGAGGGATTTAAGGTCTATTTCCTTGGTTACTGTTGATCTGTGAGGTATAACAGAATCCGTACTAGGTCAGTAAGATGGTGAAACTAAACAAGGAAAGGTTGTATAAGGCTTGTTTTTTTAACCAGAAAACTCTTCAATGTTTACATTGAGAGTCACTAGATCAAGTTTGAGGGCACAATGAAGAAGGTTCCAGTTTTTCAAAGTAGGCCGTCTAGAGAAACCTGCAATGAAGGAAAGTACAACTTTGACGTTAAACATGACGTTAAACATTTGTTGCCAATGGGAATAGACAATGTATGTGTTATGGTTGTATAGCATGTTAGGACAAATGAATGGAACTTTCTGGACGACTAGTGAAGCGAACACAAAGGAAGGAAAAACCCAGAAGTCTCTCTCCTTTTGGCTGTATTGGTTACAGCAATTATATTGCACATGGAGTTTCACAAAGGCATGTTCATTTGACATCTGATTTTGCCTTTCATTTTGACTCATCCTGTCTTCATTTCTGTAAAATTATGGAAAATATTTATTGAAATGAATGAATGTGGCTATTATTTGGACTATCATTAAATGTAATCGCACAGCTTCTTACTGTGTTCCCCCTAGCAAATCACAGTTCTCGTAAATAATCAGCCAACAAGATAATGTGTTTTCACAGCATGGGCATGACATTGTCACGGTCATTCAGGTGCTGATAGCCTCGGGCAAGGTGTGACCTAGCCTGTTTCTTCAAACATGGAGGGTTCCCTTCAACAAACACAGGAACCTGATGACATTAAGCTGGCTTGTAATGGAGATGGTCTCTCACCAATAACATCCTTTCCTCACCTAAACCCTTGTAAAAAGAGACTAAACTAGACCAAATAAAAACGCTTTACTTTATGTGTACTTCTACCTATAGGACTGTGTACAGTATatattgttttttgttttacTAATCACACTAAcctcacaaatatatatatttttcagggGGAGGCACGACACAAGAGCCCTTGTTAAAATGAGTCCAGGCATGGACCAGCAGCAGTGTATCATTGATACCCAACACATCACGACACACACCATGGGCAGAGGAGATCTTGgccggggggagggggagaaaaagctGCGCTACATGCTGAAGGACGGTAGCTGCCCCGTGGTGTTCCACCAGTCCCCGGGCCAGTGGAGCTTCTTCCTAGCCGACATCTTCACCACACTGGTGGAGCTCCGCTGGAGGGTCATGCTCCTCATCTTCTGCCTCTCCTACATCCTCTCCTGGCTCTTCTTCAGCGTCCTCTACTTCCTGATCGCCTACGTCCACAAAGACCTGGAGGACCATGACACGGCTCCGTGTGTGGCGAACGTCCGCAGTTTCACTTCCGCCTTCCTGTACTCCATGTCGACCCAGGCAACTATCGGCTATGGCTTCCGGGTGATGACGGAGAACTGCATGGTGGCCATCGTGGTGGTGACTATCCAGGCCCTGATGAGTTGCTTCATCGACACAGTCGTCATTGGCATCACTGTGGCCAAAATGGCGTGCGCGAGCAAGAGAGCGCAGACAGTGGGCTTCAGCAACTCCGCCGTGGTCAACGCGCGCAACGGCGCCCTGTGCCTTGTGTGGCGTATCGCCGACTTCCGCAGGAACCACATCCTGGAAGGCACCGCCCGGGCGCAGCTGGTCCGCACCATGAAGCACCCCTCTGGGATGATCTCCGTGACCTACCAGGACCTAGACATCCAGAGTAGACACCTCATCCTGGCCACCCCGGCCAGCATCGTTCACAAGCTGGAGCCTGGAAGCCCCCTCTACAGCCTGGGACCGGACAGCCTGGCGGAGGAGGACTTTGACCTGGTAGTGTCCTTCACCTACACCGGTGACTCCACAGGCATCCTGCACCAGACACGCACGTCTTACAGCCCGGCAGACATCCGCTGGGGCCAGCGCTTCCAGGACATGGTGCAGGTGGGGAGGAGGCACTACAAGGTAGACTATGccctgtttcatcagaccacctGGGTGCAGACACCCATGGTCAGCGCCCAGGAGAGTGACAGGGGGAGACCGCCGACAACGGAGTCTATCGTCCAATCGCAGCGGCCGTTTGTGAGATCGAGCAGGAAATTCCGGAGGTCCTTGGCTGatgtcagtgaggaggtggttcAGGAGGCGTGGCTCTGATGACGCTGTGATAATCccaaaacagcagagacagaTAACTACACTGTTACATTATGGTTATATAGTACATTATCACACAGGACTTCAGGAAAGGACTTGAGTAAGTGTAATAGGGTAGTTTCATTGTAAATAACTATTTTATATCATATTTTATACTCCTTTGTTATATCCTTTATGAATGTAATAATTGAActaaatgtgatgaaataaataaacaaagCGTACGTTGTTGAAGTCACATCTGACGTCCAAAAGGCCTCATTTCAACGTCTTTGTTGTGATCGACAGACTGCACcaaatttaaaataaatatactttttttctGATGTGATGTTCGTAAAGTTTTATTCAAATACAAAAATACCTCCCATGTTTCTTTAGTGAAAAGTCAAAAAGATGAAGATTGATTATTGTGCATTGTAGTGAAGTCATATGCAATATATTTACAGTTCCATTCTAAATCATGTGTTTAATTCAACCTGCATCACATTCTACACTGGGGTTAAATCACAGAGCTGTTCCTTATCACTGACGACTGCGGCCAGTACCTCTATATCACCAccttgtgttcagtgtgtgttcagtgtgtgtgtgtgtgtgtgtgtgtgtgtgtgtgtgtgtgtgtgtgtgtgtgtgtgtgtgtgtgtgtgtgtgtgtgtgtgtgtgtgtgtgtgtgtgtgtgtgtgtgtgtgtgtgtgtgtgtgtgtgtgtgtgtgtgtgtgtgtgctgtactgTAGACAACTATACTCAAACAAGTATATGAGATGACCTAATAAACGGATTACTTAGTGTAAGGTTGATTAAaataatgtatatattttttatattattaTAACAAAATTGTAGTATTATTTTTAATAGCCCTTTTATCAGTCTTATTATTATCGTGTGCGCGCATGGGCTTTGAACATGATGAACTATTTGATGCTGGAGTCCAAACAAGCGCTGTAGCTTTCTATTGGTCGACTACAACGACAGGGCGGGGAATAGGCACATGTGTTTTCAAAGTCCGCCCGTGCAAAGCAAAGTATCTTCTTCAGCTGAAGAGGTTGATGGCAGTGATTACGATGTCTATCCGGATATCAAATATGAACGGTGGAACCCAAATATGGATATTAACGCAAAAACCTACCTGGATGCATGGAATGTATTAGAATAAATTACCGCTGATTTGCCCTCGAAAGATCAACAGGTAAACCATGTCCCGTTACTTCGTTCTAACGGTGTAGTCTACGTGGGAATAACGGTGCAACCGTGAATAACGAGTCTTCTGTATAATGTTAGCCTACAAATTGAACCGGACATACACTACTTTATTTCTACAAAGAGTGATCATCTAAAATATAACCAGAGGCCTTGACAGTGTTCAAGCAAAAATATTGTTATGTGTTTCAGTTTTACTATTTTGATGAGGCTGTCTCATATTTATAGTGTTCAACAATCACTTTTTTTCGATATACTTCAGAGAGTTAGGGAGTTAATGAAGTATTCGGTGGGTTGTAGGCTACTAGTTGTGTGGGTATCGATGCGTCAGCGAGATTCAAGTATGTTTAATTTAAGCTACTCATATCCAATGAAAAGCCGAGGTAATGCTCCCTCATCAGTTGGAAAGTGTTTTGACTTGACAACGAAACATAAACCGTGACTTTCTTCCTTCCACCTGTCACGCAGAGAAAAAAGGAGCCTGTAGGCCAGCTCAGGTTGATATGATTATGCCCAGTAGCCTACACCCATTGCTtcagaaaataaatacataaatatatatataattaattgAACAGTGATTATTCATCGCTGTTTCTTATAGTGTGTTTCTGTATTTGATTATTCAATTGGCCGTAATAGACCTATGCATGAATTAATGACAGTCGGCCTAGCCTACCTAAATATATTAACCTGCACTTATTTTATTATGATCCAAATTTAAAGTTAGACTAGGAAAAATATTTCTCTCAAACATGTTAATTCTGACTACCCTGATTCAAAACAATGAATTAAAGCCAACTGTCAACCCTGACATCCCATAGTAGCAGGTCATTCCATAATGAATGGTGCTGCAGTGCTGCTGAATATTGGATAGAAATGATTGATCTATTCTTTGCAATaatatatctttttttaaagGAGCAGGTTTATGTAACCAGTTTCCATCTGTCTCAGCTGGTCCTAATTGCACGCAGGCAAAATAAACAGTTGCAGTCTGTGTGGTGCAGCTAAGCCCAGTGCACACAGTCACACTCTGATGACCTGGTTAGATAAGGGTTGATGTGGAATCTAATGAATGGACTTCACAATGACACATTTCATTTGAGGAAACAGATTGGGCGTAACTGAGGCGTGCTGTTTGTTGATTTCCAGCCCAGTCTTATTTG from Oncorhynchus gorbuscha isolate QuinsamMale2020 ecotype Even-year unplaced genomic scaffold, OgorEven_v1.0 Un_scaffold_3130, whole genome shotgun sequence includes the following:
- the LOC124027352 gene encoding inward rectifier potassium channel 16-like; amino-acid sequence: MSPGMDQQQCIIDTQHITTHTMGRGDLGRGEGEKKLRYMLKDGSCPVVFHQSPGQWSFFLADIFTTLVELRWRVMLLIFCLSYILSWLFFSVLYFLIAYVHKDLEDHDTAPCVANVRSFTSAFLYSMSTQATIGYGFRVMTENCMVAIVVVTIQALMSCFIDTVVIGITVAKMACASKRAQTVGFSNSAVVNARNGALCLVWRIADFRRNHILEGTARAQLVRTMKHPSGMISVTYQDLDIQSRHLILATPASIVHKLEPGSPLYSLGPDSLAEEDFDLVVSFTYTGDSTGILHQTRTSYSPADIRWGQRFQDMVQVGRRHYKVDYALFHQTTWVQTPMVSAQESDRGRPPTTESIVQSQRPFVRSSRKFRRSLADVSEEVVQEAWL